In a single window of the Antedon mediterranea chromosome 1, ecAntMedi1.1, whole genome shotgun sequence genome:
- the LOC140052886 gene encoding acyl-coenzyme A synthetase ACSM3, mitochondrial-like encodes MLKVGKRLLQLHHGKVQLHHGKVQRHYGQFYINNLEFIFKRSLKECSKILATRFSIGQHSALRKSLKSHQPIRSFLTAVSATGFNDYELGRKHFELEIPEYFNFVEVLDEWAQKEKNGERKTRNPALWWINDEGKELKWTFQDIQSKAKRFANILEQVCRVNKGEVVMLILPRVPEWWLVNVACLRTGTVLCPGTTLLRAKDIKQRLQDAKATCIITDESVAPFVDQVADECPELRSKLLVSQVGQTRIGWLDYRGLNEEASEDHKCVSCKSSDPTCIFFTSGTTGLPKMVEQTQSYGLAHVITGRYWLDLTSIDIHWNTSDTGWAKSAWSSFYAPWIQGSCIFVHHTPKFDPCKTLKILDKYPVSTFCAAPTIFRMLIQEDLQPYNLDSLRHVLSAGEPLNPEVIEEWRKRVGHVIREGYGQSETVLLCGSFRCLPLKPGSMGKPAPGYDLCIVDGEGNELGPGHEGDIGIRVKPNRPVGLFTGYINDPERTAAVFKGDFYLTGDRAMKDEEGFFWFLARGDDVITSAGYRIGPFEVESALIEHPAVAESAAVSSPDKIRGEVVKAYVVLASNYEVKDEENLKEELKKHVQNITAPYKYPRKIEFVKSLPKTVSGKIRRIDLRNNEWAK; translated from the exons atgttgAAAGTTGGAAAAAGGCTCCTACAACTGCATCATGGGAAAGTTCAACTGCATCATGGGAAAGTTCAACGGCATTATGGACAattttatataaacaatttGGAATTCATTTTTAAACGTTCTTTAAAAGAATGCAGCAAAATCTTAGCAACAAGATTTTCGATTGGGCAGCATTCTGCGTtaagaaaatcattaaaaagcCATCAACCAATCAGGTCATTTCTTACAGCAGTGTCGGCAACAGGTTTTAATGATTATGAACTTGGTCGTAAACATTTTGAGTTAGAGATTccagaatattttaattttgttgaagTCCTTGATGAATGGGCACAAAAAGAAAAG aATGGAGAAAGAAAAACTAGAAACCCAGCACTTTGGTGGATCAATGATGAAGGAAAAGAGTTAAAATGGACATTTCAAGATATCCAATCAAAAGCAAAAAG aTTTGCAAATATCTTGGAGCAAGTTTGTCGAGTTAACAAGGGAGAGGTGGTGATGTTGATTCTTCCCAGAGTTCCAGAGTGGTGGCTTGTCAATGTTGCATGTTTACGTACAG GTACTGTATTGTGTCCTGGAACCACCTTACTACGTGCCAAAGATATCAAGCAAAGATTACAAGATGCCAAGGCTACTTGTATCATTACAGATGAAAGCGTTGCACCATTTGTTGACCAG gTAGCTGATGAATGTCCAGAGCTTCGTAGTAAACTGTTAGTATCTCAAGTTGGACAAACAAG AATTGGTTGGCTTGATTATAGAGGTCTAAATGAGGAGGCATCTGAAGACCACAag TGTGTTTCTTGCAAGAGCTCTGATCCGACGTGTATTTTCTTTACTAGTGGAACAACTGGATTACCCAAAATGGTTGAGCAGACACAGTCGTATGGTCTAGCACATGTCATCACTGGAAG GTACTGGTTAGATTTGACCTCAATTGACATCCATTGGAACACCTCTGACACGGGGTGGGCAAAGTCTGCTTGGAGTAGTTTTTATGCTCCTTGGATACAAGGTTCTTGCATATTTGTACATCACACCCCAAAATTTGATCCATGCAAGACTTTGAAG ATTTTAGACAAGTATCCAGTGAGTACATTCTGTGCGGCTCCTACCATATTTCGTATGTTGATCCAAGAAGACTTGCAGCCATATAATCTTGATTCCTTACGCCATGTACTTAGTGCTGGTGAACCCTTG AATCCAGAAGTTATTGAAGAGTGGCGAAAACGTGTTGGACATGTAATAAGAGAAGGTTATGGACAAAGTGAAACA GTACTACTATGTGGCTCTTTTCGATGCCTGCCTTTAAAACCTGGATCGATGGGAAAACCAGCACCAGGTTACGACCTTTGTATAGTTGATGGTGAGGGCAATGAACTTGGACCAGGTCACGAAGGTGACATAGGAATAAGGGTCAAACCAAATCGACCAGTTGGTTTGTTTACTGGATACATT AATGACCCAGAGAGAACAGCGGCAGTTTTTAAAGGTGACTTCTACCTGACGGGTGATAGAGCTATGAAAGATGAAGAGGGATTCTTCTGGTTTCTTGCCAGAGGCGATGATGTCATAACATCTGCAGG ATATAGAATTGGTCCATTTGAAGTAGAGAGCGCCCTCATTGAACATCCAGCGGTTGCCGAGTCAGCTGCAGTTAGCAGTCCAGATAAGATCAGAGGAGAG GTTGTAAAAGCATATGTGGTTCTTGCTAGCAACTATGAAGTAAAAGATGAAGAAAACTTAAAAGAGGAATTAAAAAAGCATGTACAGAACATAACAGCACCTTACAAATACCCACGCAAG aTAGAATTTGTTAAAAGTCTTCCAAAAACAGTAAGCGGTAAAATCCGACGAATCGACCTGAGAAACAATGAATGGGCCAAATAA